The Coffea arabica cultivar ET-39 chromosome 10e, Coffea Arabica ET-39 HiFi, whole genome shotgun sequence region ATCAAACGGGGTAGACCATTTAAATTTATCAAGAGTGACACCATTAGATGCAGGGCAATTTGTCCTAAAAAAGGCTGTGACTGGTGCATATATGCTAGGAAGATGAAAGGTGATGGCAGACTAGAAGTTAGGACATTCCAGCAGAAGCACAAGTGTGGGTTTTCATATCATAACAAGAGTGTGAAATTTGGATGGATTGGCAGAAAATATGTTAACACATTTAGGGAGAATCCCAAGCTGGATAATGCTAGCTTCAAAAACCTGGTAATGAAAGAGAACAAGTGCTATTTGAGTAGACATCAAGACTATAGAGCTAGAAAAATTGGCAGGGAGTTGGCCCAAGGTAGTGATGTGGACCAGTACAATAAGTTGCCCAAGTATATCAATGAAATCTTGAGAAGTAACCCAGGTAGTACTGTAGTAATGAAGGTGGCAGAAGACTACTGTGATTCAGTCACCAAACAAGGgaaatttcaaagattgtaCATGTGCTTTGCTGGGGTGAAAAAAAGATTTTTAGATACTTGCAGGCCTGTGTTTGGGTTAGATGAAACTTTTCTCAAAGATGCGGCTGGTGGAGTATTACTGACAGCAGTTGGAGTTGATCCAAATAATGGTTTGTATCCAATTGCTTATGTAGCAACTGAGGGAGAAACTAAGGATTCCTGGATTTGGTTTCTTACTTTACTTAAGAAGGatctaaaaattgaaaatgactATGAATGGACCATAATAAGTGACAAGCAGAAGGGCATAATTCAGGCATGTGATTCAGTTTTTCCAGGGGCTGGTCATAGATTTTGTATGAAGCATATGCATAGCAATATGGTAGCTGCTGGATTCAAAGGGACAGCCATGAGGCAAGCCTTATGGAAAGCAGTTAAGGCAACTACTCATGCACAATTCATAAGAAGAATGGAAGCCATAGAAGAACTGGATGTTGATGCAATTAAGTGGTTAGAGGACAAGAATCCAGCAGAGTGGAGTAAATCACACTTCAGAACATTCCCTAAATGTGATATGTTGTTGAATAACATATGTGAATCATTTAACAGCAAAATATTAAATGCCAGGAAGGGTCCATTGTTGTCATGATGGAGGCATTGCGCATGTTGTCATGCAAAGAATGCAAGAAAATGGAGATATAGCTAGGGAAAAGTGGAGCAAATTTGGTTTCTgtccaaaaattagaaaaatgatGAAGGTCAATATTGACAAGGCAACTTACTATGTGCCTTACAAATCAAATGATGTCAGTTTTGAAGTTGCTGATCCTTATGCTGAAAAGTGGGCAGTCAACATTAAGGATAGGACTTGCTCATGTAGGAAATGGGATTTGACAGGGATACCATGTGCTCATGCAATTTCAGCTTTGTGAATTGCTATGAAGGACCCTATGCAGTACATTGATGACTGTTACAGTGTTGAAACGTATCTTAAGTGTTATGATCCTTGCATTTTACCTGTGAATGGAGAGCATGAGTGGGAAGATGTAGATGTTCAGCCACCCCTGCCACCAACTTATGGAAGAGCACCAGGAAAACCAAAGAAACAGAGGAGAAAATCTGCTGATGAGATACAGCAAACAAAGGAGCAGGGCAAGAAGGTGAGGAGATTTGATCAAATTTGTAAATGCTCATTCTGTGGTAAGCAAGGCCATAACACGTACATGTAAGCTTAGAGAGGAAGCAGGTGTTGCAGCCAGTCAAATGAGTGAACAGGGGCAGGAAACACAAGCAAATCAGAAGGATATAAGTCTCTCACAACTAGATGACATGAGAGTAGATAACTCTGTAAGTCAGGCGTGTAATTTGTGTAAATAGATATACATGAACTATGTTTGTAACATTGTAGCAGCTAATGCATTTTATGCTTTATTGCATGTCAGGGGCAACATTtcaaatgcaaagaaaaggagaacaAAAACATCAAGAAAATTTGTTGTAATTTTATTACTTAATGTACATAGTGCTATTGTTTCTTGTGAGTTCAATATTTAGTGATTAAATGCTGATGTATTGCAGAGAAATGACACCAAACGAAATGCAAAGCAAATAGATTCATCACAGAATAACCCAACAACTGGTGATGACAATATAATCAGTTCTGCCCCTACTGCTCAACCAAACTTGCATGAAGCTTTTGGGTTCCCAGAGAATTTTGTGGTACATAGCAGTCAACCAGTTGGCCAAGGAGGAACAAGAATACCTTTTAGGATCAGAGATGTTCAAATCCACCTTGGAATGACAAAGGAAAAGCTAGCATCAACTTGCTGAAGAGTAGCTAATCAGTACCTAACTGAATGTTGTTAATCAGCAGCTTTTGGAGTGGTTGTGTTGCTGAATTTGATTAGTAGTAGCTTTTGTCAGATTAGTAGCTTTTGTACATTGGTATTTGGAACTCATGTATCTTGAGAACAAGCTAGTGTGAACATGACATTCTGGCCATTTTGTAATCATTTCTggcaaataacaaaacaatgtctATTTGATGGTTGTAATGATCACTGAATGTATCTTTTGTTCATTGGTTCCAATCCAGCAATGAATTCTTCTTTTATCTTGCACATAGATTATGAACGTgaattttggccattttattttGCTTACTTCCACATTTTGAAGTTCAGTTTTCATTCTGTTTTCTGGTAGTTCTGGATTGTGGAAATTATCATAGCTCGCTGCTTCAAGTTTTATATAGGATTCTAGGTAGGGATTGCAGTGAATTTACTTCATCCTGTTTTCTGGTGTTTATTTACATTCTGCTTTCATTCAAGTTTTCATTCTGTTTTGTGGTGTTTCTCaaatttaattcatttttcaaggagaacTCAACATCCAGTTAAATTGTAAATGAACTTTAAAAACAACTAATTAAAAGCAGATTGCAACATCCAAtatattcattcattcaataaacaGAATGTGCTAGCCTGATACTACATTCTAACTTACACATTCACCCAttccaacaacaaaaaaatcaaaattacaaTCTGGATGAATGTCTTTCATCTCTAAGTTCAGACAATACCTAGCTTAGCCTAATACTTAACATATTTTCCTTGAGCTGCTTAGTTGATACCAAGATTGTCCAACCTTCTTGAGTTTTACACCAATAACACAATAACCAGCAGAAGTAGCAACAACAAAATTGCTACCagtaattttcttttccttgctcttAGCCTCTCAATTGTAGCATTCTTAGAGTTCATGCTATGTAGTAGTCCAGGAATCAGAGCTGTTGACCTTCTACACATTTTCGGATCATGCCATTCAAAATAATCGCATCCTTTTCCTCTGTCACCTTTCACAGCCAACATCATAAAGCTTTAGCACAAAACTCAGAAATAGAGACAGAAATCTCGAAATCAGAAACAGAGACAATCATACCTTCTTCATTGCACAAGTGAAATATCTTCTCTCAGGATTGTTGTTTGTCCAAGAAGTAACCATTATTGCTCGCTGCTTGCAGTCGCAATTTTTCATTGGTTCCATGAGGAGCTAAATTGAAAATAGAAGAAACTCAATACAAAGTTTTTGCCCAGATCTTGCAACTTTTTGTCACAATGACGTGAAAATGGTTTTGTCCGATTAGAATGGGATTGAAGCTCCTAGGGTTTCTTCTTGAGttgaaagaaagaagatgaggaAAGAAGGAAGTAGTGGACGACagcttcttttcctttgtctGATATTCAACCTTTTTGGTGGGCTCCAGTCCTTAATTAGAGAATTTTAGCAATTAATGTCTTTGTTTAATATGTCCAAAGGCAAGACAGagctgaaaatattaaaaaaggtgtttcaaaaataaaaaaaaaattgaaaaggggGTTTTAGTGCCGGCACGTGATCTCACGTGACATGGTTCCGGTTGAAATTGAACAAATTCggtcaattgtccacttttagCGCAAAATTGAATACAGATTAGGGACCAAAattgatttttgaaataaattggGGACTCAATCCGGGCATACACTATAGATTGGGGATCAAAATTACAATTCTCCCTATATCTTACCAACATAGTTTAAATAGAAGAGAGGTCAGGAACCTGATCACTTAAATAACATGAACTTCCGGCAACTATTGGCTATATACACTTATAGTCTATGCTTCATAAATAGCGCCATGAAAGTGCTTTGCAGAATACATCAATTCCTTGCTCCCATAATCAAGTTTAGAAGCAAATTCTATCTACATTCAGAATATTAGCTACCACTATTAGCATCTTCTTCCCAGATCCCAATTAGTATAACAGATGATTCTAATCAACAACATTTCAATACACTTCATATGAATCATTCATCAGGGGGTTCAACAAAAATCACTGAGGAAGGGAATCCTCATAAAAAAATTTGCATGACAAGGTAGATTTAATATACTATTTTACTTTCTTAAATTATAATCTTTACGTATTGTTATACACAACCTTGAATGCgataaatcatttaattttttatacttAGTTACCCTACTTTGCTATCATGCAGTGATAATgaaaaatcaataaatgctGATTTGCACGGACAAATCGAGGAGAATGTTCAAacataagaaaaacaaaaacaagtttttgaagagtagaatattatttgatactatttactgtactttttatttattttcaaatttttgaatgttatggtattgttgaatgtcattttttccatttttgaattattattcactgaattagatgttcaaatttatattattaGAATACTGTATATTACAATGCGTACATAGTAATATACTTAAGACAagttataatagattataca contains the following coding sequences:
- the LOC113711195 gene encoding uncharacterized protein — translated: MKGDGRLEVRTFQQKHKCGFSYHNKSVKFGWIGRKYVNTFRENPKLDNASFKNLVMKENKCYLSRHQDYRARKIGRELAQGSDVDQYNKLPKYINEILRSNPGSTVVMKVAEDYCDSVTKQGKFQRLYMCFAGVKKRFLDTCRPVFGLDETFLKDAAGGVLLTAVGVDPNNGLYPIAYVATEGETKDSWIWFLTLLKKDLKIENDYEWTIISDKQKGIIQACDSVFPGAGHRFCMKHMHSNMVAAGFKGTAMRQALWKAVKATTHAQFIRRMEAIEELDVDAIKWLEDKNPAEWRRVHCCHDGGIAHVVMQRMQENGDIAREKWSKFGFCPKIRKMMKVNIDKATYYVPYKSNDVSFEVADPYAEKWAVNIKDRTCSCRKWDLTGIPCAHAISAL